A single region of the Thermoanaerobaculum aquaticum genome encodes:
- a CDS encoding GNAT family N-acetyltransferase: MLDHVAQLEYNVASLVTFLSQWPGWRVYTEPGLVWCESAIANEAFNKVIRCELANVDAALRLVRLRDEAFGRGAPLAFWVGPRSKPANLTHILEELGFRPTAQAWGMVRSTELELQRHHLPDVEVQILSGYNLWPSWLAVFGQGFGLPWEVAEAYGEQLAIGLGAEQPLMHLAAFIQGKLVGTASMFVDDDQVAGIYNLATAASARGQGVGEALVSHILSQARARGCRWAVLRSTASAYGFYVGVGFQPVARYQIYAATPPATLL, encoded by the coding sequence GTGCTGGACCACGTGGCGCAACTCGAGTACAACGTGGCATCGCTTGTCACATTTCTTTCGCAGTGGCCGGGCTGGCGCGTTTACACCGAGCCTGGTCTTGTCTGGTGCGAAAGCGCCATCGCCAACGAGGCCTTCAATAAGGTCATTCGCTGCGAGCTCGCCAACGTTGACGCCGCTTTACGGCTGGTTCGCTTACGGGATGAAGCTTTCGGAAGGGGTGCTCCACTGGCCTTTTGGGTAGGACCCCGGTCAAAACCCGCAAACCTCACCCACATTTTGGAGGAGCTGGGCTTTCGCCCCACCGCCCAAGCCTGGGGCATGGTGCGCTCCACGGAGCTTGAGCTTCAACGTCACCACCTTCCCGATGTGGAGGTTCAAATCCTCAGCGGGTACAACCTCTGGCCCTCCTGGCTTGCAGTTTTCGGCCAGGGCTTTGGCTTACCTTGGGAGGTGGCCGAAGCGTACGGCGAACAACTGGCCATAGGTTTGGGCGCAGAACAGCCCCTCATGCACCTGGCCGCCTTCATTCAGGGCAAGCTGGTAGGCACCGCCAGCATGTTTGTAGACGACGACCAGGTGGCGGGCATTTACAACCTGGCCACCGCCGCTTCCGCCCGCGGGCAAGGTGTGGGCGAGGCGCTGGTCAGCCACATCCTCTCCCAGGCCAGGGCCAGGGGTTGCCGGTGGGCGGTTCTGCGTTCCACGGCGTCTGCGTACGGCTTTTACGTTGGCGTTGGCTTCCAGCCGGTGGCCCGTTACCAAATTTACGCGGCCACGCCACCGGCAACCCTGCTCTAG
- a CDS encoding sensor histidine kinase encodes MSWRGLPAGSLPRDVVRIAVGLVLIPAVAILALSFAMVQLLPEPGSLLFPLFLVPLAAALLAGGVLLLLSSRELSRMSKNQALFVAQASHELRTPLTTLRFLASGLEDREKARALENAVAVLEAGIHRLIDWGRLTGGQLHLRLLPVSVAHVVGEALRRTEASLAARGQRVVRSGLEDASVWADQEAAVSALVNLLTNASKYSPPGSTVELGIGEKGEWVTVWVRDQGVGIAPGLQRKIFRPFFRLPFVESQGVEGFGLGLAIVSQVMAAQGGKVTLYSKPGEGSCFTLWFRRGQRE; translated from the coding sequence GTGAGCTGGCGGGGGTTGCCGGCGGGTTCCCTGCCCCGGGATGTGGTGCGTATTGCCGTGGGGTTGGTGCTCATCCCGGCGGTGGCGATTTTGGCTTTGAGCTTCGCCATGGTGCAGCTCCTGCCGGAACCCGGCTCCCTGCTGTTTCCTCTTTTTCTGGTGCCTCTGGCAGCGGCCCTATTGGCAGGCGGGGTGCTTTTGCTCTTGTCTTCCCGGGAGCTTTCCCGCATGAGCAAGAACCAGGCTTTGTTTGTGGCGCAAGCCAGTCACGAGCTGCGCACGCCGCTCACCACCTTGCGTTTTTTGGCTTCGGGCTTGGAGGATCGGGAAAAGGCCCGCGCCCTGGAAAACGCGGTGGCCGTGCTGGAGGCCGGCATTCACCGGCTCATTGACTGGGGGCGCCTCACCGGCGGGCAGCTGCACTTGCGTTTGCTGCCGGTGTCGGTGGCTCACGTGGTGGGGGAGGCGCTGCGGCGTACTGAAGCCAGCTTGGCAGCGAGGGGGCAGCGGGTTGTGAGATCCGGCCTTGAGGATGCCTCAGTTTGGGCGGACCAGGAAGCAGCGGTTTCCGCGCTGGTCAACCTCCTCACCAACGCCAGCAAGTACAGCCCCCCGGGGAGCACCGTGGAGCTGGGCATTGGGGAAAAGGGGGAGTGGGTCACCGTATGGGTGCGGGACCAGGGGGTGGGCATTGCCCCTGGCTTACAGCGCAAGATCTTCCGCCCCTTTTTCCGCCTCCCCTTTGTGGAATCCCAGGGGGTGGAGGGCTTTGGCTTAGGTTTGGCGATTGTGTCCCAGGTCATGGCCGCCCAGGGCGGGAAGGTGACGCTCTACTCAAAGCCCGGGGAAGGCTCGTGCTTTACCCTGTGGTTTCGCCGGGGGCAGCGGGAATGA
- a CDS encoding response regulator transcription factor has translation MLYPVVSPGAAGMSLRVLAVEDDSELLQALQSFLSREGYEVVTAQDGSRGLALALRGDFAAVVLDLTLPSVDGFKLLTALRAEGIRTPVLVLSGKSDPLDKVMALDLGADDYMTKPFAPAELAARLRALLRRAQTPEVLQVGPLTVDLGRQVVRRGEEVLALSPTARTVLFTLVRAKGAVVSREDLFAAARPGKKFGSRRIVDNAVMELRRLLEQDAENPQFLVTVRGLGYRLCWEEGGSPQKS, from the coding sequence GTGCTTTACCCTGTGGTTTCGCCGGGGGCAGCGGGAATGAGCTTGCGGGTTTTAGCGGTGGAGGACGACAGCGAGCTTTTGCAGGCGCTCCAGAGCTTTCTCAGCCGGGAAGGTTACGAGGTGGTTACGGCGCAGGATGGTTCCCGCGGCCTGGCGCTGGCACTTCGCGGCGATTTTGCCGCGGTGGTGTTGGATTTGACCCTCCCCAGCGTGGACGGGTTCAAGCTGCTTACGGCGCTCCGTGCGGAGGGCATCCGCACCCCGGTGCTGGTGCTCTCGGGCAAAAGCGATCCCCTGGACAAGGTGATGGCCCTGGATTTGGGCGCCGACGATTACATGACCAAGCCCTTTGCTCCGGCGGAGCTGGCCGCCCGCTTGCGGGCTCTGTTGCGTCGGGCCCAGACCCCGGAGGTCCTGCAGGTGGGCCCTCTTACCGTGGACCTGGGGCGTCAGGTGGTGCGGCGGGGTGAGGAGGTCCTTGCCCTTTCCCCCACCGCTCGTACGGTGCTCTTTACCCTGGTGCGGGCCAAAGGGGCGGTGGTTTCCCGGGAGGACCTGTTTGCCGCTGCCCGGCCGGGGAAGAAGTTTGGCTCCCGCCGCATCGTGGACAACGCGGTGATGGAGCTGCGCCGGCTGCTGGAGCAGGATGCGGAGAACCCCCAATTTTTGGTCACGGTCCGTGGTTTAGGATATCGGTTGTGCTGGGAAGAGGGGGGTTCCCCCCAAAAAAGCTAG
- a CDS encoding NAD(P)-dependent alcohol dehydrogenase: MKVRGWAAKEKGAQLEPLEYELEVSSPHEVLVAVEACGICHSDIHMIDNDWQMSTYPLVPGHEVVGRVVEKGAAVEGLEVGQRVGIGWQASACMTCPDCLSGNENLCDHHQGLIVTGKGGFASHVKVDGRFALPFPEKLPVEAGPLLCGGVTVYSALRHAGMSSGQRVGVIGLGGLGHLAVLFAARLGNEVTVFTTTPEKAKEAEKLGATRAFVVEPGQSPPAPPYRLNLLLSTVPYPQDWVAYLHWLDSDGTLVLVAGGPKPLEIPFWALLTKRRRIMGSPIGGRAILKETLELAARLGITPKVEVFPMASVNQALEHVRQNRVRYRAVLRNA; encoded by the coding sequence ATGAAGGTTCGAGGTTGGGCTGCAAAAGAAAAAGGAGCGCAACTTGAGCCTTTGGAGTACGAGCTGGAGGTGAGCTCACCCCACGAGGTTTTGGTGGCTGTGGAGGCGTGTGGCATTTGCCATTCGGACATCCACATGATTGACAACGACTGGCAGATGTCCACCTACCCGTTGGTGCCTGGCCACGAAGTGGTGGGTCGGGTGGTGGAAAAGGGGGCTGCGGTGGAAGGGCTGGAGGTGGGCCAGCGGGTGGGCATTGGCTGGCAGGCTTCCGCGTGCATGACCTGCCCCGACTGCCTTTCCGGCAACGAAAACCTCTGCGATCACCACCAGGGGCTCATCGTCACGGGCAAGGGTGGCTTTGCCTCCCATGTGAAGGTGGACGGACGCTTTGCCTTGCCGTTCCCGGAAAAGCTGCCGGTGGAAGCGGGGCCGCTCCTGTGCGGCGGGGTGACCGTGTACTCGGCCCTGCGTCACGCCGGCATGAGCTCGGGCCAGCGGGTCGGGGTGATTGGCCTGGGTGGGTTAGGCCACCTGGCGGTGCTGTTTGCTGCGCGGTTGGGTAACGAGGTGACGGTGTTCACCACCACCCCGGAGAAGGCCAAGGAAGCGGAAAAGCTTGGAGCCACCCGGGCCTTTGTGGTGGAACCTGGGCAAAGTCCGCCGGCGCCTCCGTATCGTTTGAACCTGCTTTTGAGCACCGTGCCTTACCCCCAGGATTGGGTGGCTTACCTCCACTGGCTGGATTCCGACGGTACCTTGGTGCTGGTGGCTGGCGGACCCAAGCCGCTGGAAATTCCCTTTTGGGCGCTTTTGACCAAACGCCGTAGGATCATGGGGTCGCCCATCGGCGGCCGGGCCATCCTCAAGGAAACGCTGGAGCTAGCCGCGCGTTTGGGGATTACCCCGAAGGTGGAGGTGTTTCCCATGGCTTCCGTAAACCAAGCGCTGGAGCACGTACGGCAAAACCGCGTGCGGTATCGAGCGGTGCTCCGGAACGCCTGA
- a CDS encoding thiolase family protein — MRQAVIVSYARTPIGRAKKGSLKDTRPEEFAAAVLKDLVRRTPGLDPAMVDDFVVGCAMPEGEQGMNMARLIWLLAGFPVDVPATTINRFCSSGSQSIAWAADVIKAGSADIIIAGGVESMSMVPMGGNKLTADPELMDLLPNAYIAMGTTAEVVARQFGITREDQDAFALRSHQKASAAIAAGKFKDEIVPLKVRTMDDGVWREFVFDTDEGPRPDTSLEALAKLKPVFDPRGTVTAGNSSQINDGAAFVVVMSEEKAKEMRLEIQAYVRQWAVAGVPPDIMGIGPAKAVPKLLAKANLSLKDIDLVEINEAFASQSVYCVRELGLSDEQFNVNGGAIATGHPLGATGAILTCKIIGEMKRRNAKRGIVTMCIGGGMGFAYLLERP, encoded by the coding sequence ATGAGACAAGCCGTGATCGTCAGCTACGCCCGAACCCCCATCGGCCGAGCCAAAAAAGGGAGCCTCAAGGACACCAGACCCGAGGAGTTCGCGGCGGCGGTTCTGAAGGACCTGGTACGCCGCACCCCGGGCTTGGACCCCGCCATGGTGGATGACTTCGTCGTGGGCTGCGCCATGCCTGAAGGCGAACAAGGCATGAACATGGCGCGGCTCATCTGGCTTCTGGCGGGCTTCCCGGTGGATGTTCCGGCCACCACCATCAACCGCTTCTGCTCCTCCGGTTCGCAATCCATCGCTTGGGCGGCGGATGTAATCAAGGCCGGCTCCGCCGACATCATCATTGCCGGCGGGGTGGAATCCATGTCCATGGTGCCCATGGGGGGCAACAAGCTCACCGCTGACCCCGAGCTCATGGACCTCCTGCCCAACGCGTACATCGCCATGGGCACCACAGCGGAAGTGGTGGCTCGGCAGTTCGGCATTACCCGGGAAGATCAGGACGCCTTTGCCCTGCGCTCCCATCAGAAGGCTTCCGCCGCCATTGCCGCCGGCAAGTTCAAGGATGAAATCGTCCCCCTGAAGGTCCGCACCATGGACGACGGCGTGTGGCGGGAGTTTGTGTTTGACACCGATGAAGGCCCGCGACCGGACACCTCCTTGGAGGCTTTGGCCAAGCTCAAGCCGGTCTTTGACCCGCGGGGCACCGTCACCGCGGGGAACTCCTCGCAGATCAACGACGGTGCGGCTTTCGTGGTGGTCATGTCCGAGGAAAAAGCCAAAGAAATGAGGCTGGAAATTCAAGCGTACGTGCGGCAGTGGGCGGTGGCGGGGGTCCCTCCGGACATCATGGGCATTGGTCCGGCCAAGGCGGTACCCAAGCTTTTAGCCAAGGCCAACCTCTCGCTTAAAGACATTGACCTGGTGGAAATTAACGAGGCTTTTGCTTCGCAATCGGTCTACTGCGTACGGGAACTGGGGCTTTCCGACGAGCAATTCAACGTGAACGGCGGCGCCATTGCCACGGGACATCCCCTGGGGGCTACCGGTGCGATTTTGACGTGCAAGATCATCGGCGAAATGAAACGACGCAACGCCAAGCGGGGCATCGTCACCATGTGCATCGGCGGCGGCATGGGCTTTGCCTACCTTTTGGAAAGGCCGTAA